A stretch of the Lactuca sativa cultivar Salinas chromosome 9, Lsat_Salinas_v11, whole genome shotgun sequence genome encodes the following:
- the LOC111901686 gene encoding MADS-box protein AGL42 isoform X1 produces the protein MVRGKVELKRIENTTSRQVTFTKRRNGLLKKAYELSVLCDAEVALIIFSQKGKLYEFSSSNMQKTIEKYRSDVKKDEICTPENEVHVQQLKQEAAAIQQQIEQLEISQRRLLGQDLVSCSVEELSHLDNKLEHTLRTIRARKTQLFKEQVEKLKAKERYLLEENARLCQENTSLCQKSCQRIATPSQLYSTKQKDPVISNQSSQFSEVETELFVGLRVSQNSTNL, from the exons ATGGTGAGAGGAAAGGTTGAGCTGAAAAGAATAGAGAACACAACAAGCAGACAAGTTACTTTCACGAAGAGGAGGAATGGGCTTCTGAAGAAGGCTTATGAGCTTTCAGTTCTTTGCGATGCTGAAGTTGCTTTGATTATTTTCTCTCAAAAGGGTAAACTCTATGAGTTTTCAAGCTCCAA CATGCAGAAGACAATTGAAAAGTATCGTTCAGATGTTAAGAAAGATGAAATCTGCACACCTGAAAATGAAGTACACGTACAG CAACTGAAGCAAGAAGCTGCCGCCATTCAACAACAAATAGAGCAACTTGAAATTTCCCAACG GAGGCTTTTGGGACAAGATCTGGTATCATGTTCAGTAGAGGAACTAAGCCATTTAGACAATAAGTTGGAGCATACATTGAGAACCATTAGGGCAAGAAAG ACTCAGTTATTTAAAGAGCAAGTTGAAAAACTGAAAGCAaag GAAAGATACCTCTTGGAAGAAAATGCAAGATTGTGCCAAGAAAACACAAGTTTATGCCAAAAG TCATGTCAGCGCATTGCAACTCCATCCCAACTGTACTCAACGAAGCAGAAGGATCCAGTTATAAGCAACCAAAGTAGCCAGTTTTCGGAAGTGGAGACCGAACTATTTGTCGGCCTGCGCGTCTCTCAAAATTCTACAAATTTATAG
- the LOC111901686 gene encoding MADS-box protein AGL42 isoform X3 produces MVRGKVELKRIENTTSRQVTFTKRRNGLLKKAYELSVLCDAEVALIIFSQKGKLYEFSSSNMQKTIEKYRSDVKKDEICTPENEVHVQQLKQEAAAIQQQIEQLEISQRRLLGQDLVSCSVEELSHLDNKLEHTLRTIRARKTQLFKEQVEKLKAKERYLLEENARLCQENTSLCQKKDPVISNQSSQFSEVETELFVGLRVSQNSTNL; encoded by the exons ATGGTGAGAGGAAAGGTTGAGCTGAAAAGAATAGAGAACACAACAAGCAGACAAGTTACTTTCACGAAGAGGAGGAATGGGCTTCTGAAGAAGGCTTATGAGCTTTCAGTTCTTTGCGATGCTGAAGTTGCTTTGATTATTTTCTCTCAAAAGGGTAAACTCTATGAGTTTTCAAGCTCCAA CATGCAGAAGACAATTGAAAAGTATCGTTCAGATGTTAAGAAAGATGAAATCTGCACACCTGAAAATGAAGTACACGTACAG CAACTGAAGCAAGAAGCTGCCGCCATTCAACAACAAATAGAGCAACTTGAAATTTCCCAACG GAGGCTTTTGGGACAAGATCTGGTATCATGTTCAGTAGAGGAACTAAGCCATTTAGACAATAAGTTGGAGCATACATTGAGAACCATTAGGGCAAGAAAG ACTCAGTTATTTAAAGAGCAAGTTGAAAAACTGAAAGCAaag GAAAGATACCTCTTGGAAGAAAATGCAAGATTGTGCCAAGAAAACACAAGTTTATGCCAAAAG AAGGATCCAGTTATAAGCAACCAAAGTAGCCAGTTTTCGGAAGTGGAGACCGAACTATTTGTCGGCCTGCGCGTCTCTCAAAATTCTACAAATTTATAG
- the LOC111901686 gene encoding MADS-box protein AGL42 isoform X2, whose translation MVRGKVELKRIENTTSRQVTFTKRRNGLLKKAYELSVLCDAEVALIIFSQKGKLYEFSSSNMQKTIEKYRSDVKKDEICTPENEVHVQQLKQEAAAIQQQIEQLEISQRRLLGQDLVSCSVEELSHLDNKLEHTLRTIRARKTQLFKEQVEKLKAKERYLLEENARLCQENTSLCQKRIATPSQLYSTKQKDPVISNQSSQFSEVETELFVGLRVSQNSTNL comes from the exons ATGGTGAGAGGAAAGGTTGAGCTGAAAAGAATAGAGAACACAACAAGCAGACAAGTTACTTTCACGAAGAGGAGGAATGGGCTTCTGAAGAAGGCTTATGAGCTTTCAGTTCTTTGCGATGCTGAAGTTGCTTTGATTATTTTCTCTCAAAAGGGTAAACTCTATGAGTTTTCAAGCTCCAA CATGCAGAAGACAATTGAAAAGTATCGTTCAGATGTTAAGAAAGATGAAATCTGCACACCTGAAAATGAAGTACACGTACAG CAACTGAAGCAAGAAGCTGCCGCCATTCAACAACAAATAGAGCAACTTGAAATTTCCCAACG GAGGCTTTTGGGACAAGATCTGGTATCATGTTCAGTAGAGGAACTAAGCCATTTAGACAATAAGTTGGAGCATACATTGAGAACCATTAGGGCAAGAAAG ACTCAGTTATTTAAAGAGCAAGTTGAAAAACTGAAAGCAaag GAAAGATACCTCTTGGAAGAAAATGCAAGATTGTGCCAAGAAAACACAAGTTTATGCCAAAAG CGCATTGCAACTCCATCCCAACTGTACTCAACGAAGCAGAAGGATCCAGTTATAAGCAACCAAAGTAGCCAGTTTTCGGAAGTGGAGACCGAACTATTTGTCGGCCTGCGCGTCTCTCAAAATTCTACAAATTTATAG